The DNA sequence CCGCCGCGTTGAGGGCCGCCAGCTCGCGCAGCTTGCGCGAGAAATAATATTCGCCAGTGTGGGCAAGGCGGCTGGCTATGGAGACGTTCATATTAATTCAATTAATTATTTACAGGTAATAGTTGGGATTAGGTAATTAATTAGGCTGTCATGCCAAGCGTAGCATATTTATTGCTCAACTAATTAATTATTATCGTAGTAGAGGTGCTTCGCTGCGCTCGGCATGGCGACCTATTTGCACAATCTTTTTAGGCAGTCGTCTAATTTATAGTTATTTGCAAATTATTAATCAGACTGAATATTTATTTTTGTCTCATGTATAAACCGCTCATTAACAATGTATTTATCTAATAATTTTTCCTTAAAAACCATTTAATTAAATAACGAGTTTAGCACCTTGGTTTAGACCACCGCCCCTTTTTAATAACTCTACATGCTGCCTCCCGACGCCTTACTATTCGTTACCAATCCCTCAAATTCCATGCTGCCGCGCTGGTACACACCCAGCACGCGCAACTCCTCCGTCATGCTGGGCAGCTCTTGTAGCAGCGCTTCCAACAGGGCGGGGTTGTCGAATTCTACGTCAGCATGGAAGCCGTAGTGCCAGGGCTGGCTAGGGCGCGGGCACGACTGCAACTTGCTCAGGTTGAGGCCGTGGGATGCTACCAGCGTGAGCACCTGGGCCAGGCAGCCCGGCGCGTGCGACGTGTAGAAGTACAGCGAGGCCTTGTCGGGCGCGGCCACGGGCTGGGCTTCCGGGGCCCGCTCCAGCATCAGGAAGCGGGTGTAGTTGTGGGGGTCGTCGTGGATGGCGGGGGCCAGCACTTGCAGGCCAAACGCCGCGGCCGCCTGGGCCCCGGCCACCACGGCTACGCCCGGCGTTTGGCGCTCGGCCAACAGCTGGGCGCTGAGGCCGGTATCCTCGGTTTCGACGAGTTGCCAGCGGGGGTGCTGGGCCAGGAAATCGCCGCACTGGCGCAGGGCCATGGGGTGCGAGTGCACCGCCTGTACGTCGGCCAGCGTGGTGCCGGGCAGCGCCAGTAGGTGCTGGTAAATGGGCAGGTACACCTCGCCGGTGATGGTGAGGTCAGCACGCTCCAGCAATAAATAATTAGGTAAGATGCTGCCGGCCAGCGAATTTTCCATGGCCATGAGGGCGGCGTCGGCGCGGCCGTCGGCCACCTGGGCCACTACTTCGCCGAAGGTGGCGCAGAAATTCAACGCCGCGGCCGCCCCGAAGTACTGGTGGGCGGCTACTTGGTGGAAACTTCCCTGGAAACCCTGGATGGCAACACGCATGGCAGTGGAGGCGAAAAAACGACAATAAAAAAGGCCGCCGGAAATCTGGGGGCCTTGCTTCGTTGAGGGGGTGTGCTTGGTAATTAGCATCCGCAACGGCAGGCCCGGTTCTTCTTGAAAAAGAAGAAATAGCGGTAGCCGAAATAATAAAAAGCGGGGGCGGCAAGCATCAAAGTAAAAAAAACGGGCATTAAAAAAGCGCCTCCCGAAGAACGAGCGGCGCTAGCGGTGGGCTATGGGGCGGCTTGTTCTACGCGACGGCGTAGAAGTAATAAAAGCCAAAAAGGTAGCTGGTGCGGGGCATGAGATAGCGGATTTGCGGCGGCAAGTTCTGCTCGAATACTGGGATATCCTAGTAAATGAAGGAAAAAGATTGCTCCCGGGGCCCTAACTAAGTGGCGTTAGCACAGCTTTTTCCCCCAAAGATTATACATTCGCTGCATGACAAAAGCATCTCTTTGCATGGGCTTGGCGGCCGCGGCGCTGGCCCTGGCCGGCTGCGCCCGCAGCACCCCGGCTACTACGGCGGTGGCCCCGCCGGCTGCCGTTCCTACTGCTTCGCCCGCCGCGCCCGACCCGAAAGGCGTGGGCCTCGACGTAGCCGACCTCGACCGCACGGTCGACGCGTGCGACAACTTCTACCAGTTTTCGGGTGGCAACTGGCTGAAGAATAACCCGCTGCCCGACTACGCCTCGCGCTGGGGGCCCCGCAACCTGCTCGGCGAGCGCACCCAAAAGCTGCTGCGCCAGATCCTGGAGGATGCCGCCGCTAACCGCAGCGCGGCCCCCGGCTCGAACGCCCAGAAAGTGGGCGACTTCTACGCGGCGGCTATGGACACGGCGGCCATTGAGCGGGCCGGCCTGGGGCCCCTACGGCCCGAGCTGGCCCGCATTGCTGGGCTGCGCGACCGGGCACAATTGCCTACCCTCATCGCCCACGAACACGAATTGCAGACGGGCATATTCTTCCGCAGTGGGGTGCAGGTCGACGAGAAGAACACGATCCGCTACGTGGTGCAACTGGACCAGGGCGGCCTCACGCTGCCCGACCGCGACTACTACTTTAAGGACGATGCACGCACGGCCAAGGTGAAGGCCGCATACCGCGCGTACATGACGCAGGTGTTTAATATGCTGGGCGATACGCCTGCTACAGCCGCCCGCAATGCCGCCGTCGTAGAGCGTATCGAAACGCGCTTGGCCAAGGCCTCGCGTACCCGCGTGGAACTGCGAAACCCCCAGGCCAACTACAACCAAATGGCCCTGGCCGCGGCCCAAAAACGCTACCCGGCCCTCGACCCCAGGCGCCTGCTGGTGGCCCAGCAATTAGGCCAGGCCCAGGAAGTAATTGTGGGCCAGCCCGCGTTTTTCGACGAGCTGAACGCCGCGCTGAAAACCGAGCTGCTGGTCGACCTGAAGACCTACATGCGCTGGCACCTGGTGCGCTCGGTGGCCCCAGCGCTGCCGGCGGCCTACGCCGACGCGGCCTTCGCCTACAGCCAGGCGCTGACCGGCGCCAAGCAGCCGCCCGCCCGCTGGAAACGCGCGCAAACGGCCACCGACCAAAACCTGGGCGAAGCCTTCGGGCAGCTCTACGTGGACCAGGCCTTTAGCCCCGCGGCCAAGCAAAAGGCCCTGGAAATGGTGAACAACGTGAAGGCCAGCATGGCCGAGCACATCCAAACCAACACCTGGATGAGCGCGCCCACCAAGGCCGAAGCCCTGAAAAAGCTGGGGGCCCTGCACGTAAAAATCGGCTACCCCGACGTGTGGAAGGACTATTCTAAACTCGCCATCACCCGCGCCTCCTACGTACAGAACCTGCTGGCCGCCCGCGCCTGGGACAGCCGCCAGGAGCTGGCGAAGTTTGGAGGCCCCATCGACCGCAACGAGTGGGGCATGACGCCCTCCACCATCAATGCGTACTACAACCCGCCGCTGAACGAAATCGTGTTTCCGGCCGGCTACTTGCAGCCACCGTTCTTTGACCCCAAGGCCGACGACGCGGTAAATTACGGGGCCATTGGCGGGGTGATGGGCCACGAAATGACCCACGGCTTCGACGACCAGGGCCGCCAGTACGACGCCCAGGGCAACCTGCGCGACTGGTGGACGCCCGCCGACGCGGCCGAGTTTACGAAGCGCGCTGCCATCGTAGGGCGCCAGTACGACGAGTTTTCGCCCCTCGACTCGGTGCACGTGAACGGCAAGCTGACCATGGGCGAGAACCTGGCCGATTTCGCCGGCCTCACCGTGGTGTACGGGGCCCTGGAGAAGCAATTGCAGCAGCGCTACGGCGCGGGGCCCCGGCCCAGCTTCGACGGCTTCACGCCCGAGCAGCGGTTTTTCCTGAGCTGGGCCCAGTTGCGGCGCTCCAACATCCGGCCCGAGGCCCTGCGCCAACAAATCCTCACCGACCCGCACTCGCCCGACCAGTACCGTACCATCGGCCCCGTTATGAATATGCCGCAGTTCCAGGCGGCCTTCGGCTGTAAGGAAGGCAGCAAAATGACCCGGACGGCTACCGACCGGGCCGTGATTTGGTAATTGTTTTGGCAATGGTCTAAACCAAGGTGCTAAACTCGTTATTTAATATAATGATTTTGAGGAAAAATTATTGGATAAATATATTGTTAATCAATGGTTTATGCATGAAATAAAAATAAATTCTAAGTCTGATTAATGATTTTGTAAATCACCATAAATTAGACGAATGCCCAATTTTAATACCCCTACCCAAACAGCCCGCCCTGCGCTGGCCGCTCGAAAGCCAGGAGCCAGCGCTTGCGCACCAGGCCGCCAGCGTAGCCGGTGAGGCTGCCGTTGGCCCCGATGACGCGGTGGCAGGGACAGATGATGGAAATCGGGTTTTGGCCATTGGCCGCGCCCACGGCGCGCACGGCCCCGGGGTTGCCCAGTAGCTTGGCTACTTCGAGGTACGAGGCGGTGCGGCCGTGGCCGATGCCGGCCAGGGCCCCCCACACCTGCCGCTGGAAATCGGTGCCGGTGAGGGGCGCGCAGGTTAGGTCGAAGGCGCGCAGCTCGCCCGCGAAGTAGGCGGCGAGTTGCGCGTGGGCCGGGCGCAGGCACTCGGCCACGTCGGCCGGGGCGGTGGGCGCGGCCGCGTCGGGGCCCTCCAGGAAGCGCACGGCGTGCAGGCCCGCATCGGAACCGGTGAGGGCCAGCAGGCCGATGGGTGAGTAGAGGTGGGCGGTGGTGGGCGCGGTCGGCATGGGCAAAGTGCAGATTTACTGTAAGAAACGAATTCTTATGCGGCGTATTGCCCGGGGCCCCTGCTGGGCTACGAAACCAGCGCCGGGGCCCGGCGGGGCCGCGCGGCGGCCACCATGGCCTGGGCTTCGAGCAGGGCCTCGGCGCTGGGCTGGTGCAGCACGCGGGCCGGGCCGGGGCGGCTCAGGTCGGCGTCCCACAGGCCCGAGCGGTGCCACTGGTCGAGGTGGTCCCAGTCGGGGCGGTCCACCACGGGGTAGAGGCAGGCGCCCCACAGCGGCAGGCCTTCGGCGAGCACGGCGGCGCACTCCTGGCCAATCATGCGGAGCCAAACGGGGCGGTCTTCGGCCGGGTGGCT is a window from the Hymenobacter nivis genome containing:
- a CDS encoding prephenate dehydratase; translation: MRVAIQGFQGSFHQVAAHQYFGAAAALNFCATFGEVVAQVADGRADAALMAMENSLAGSILPNYLLLERADLTITGEVYLPIYQHLLALPGTTLADVQAVHSHPMALRQCGDFLAQHPRWQLVETEDTGLSAQLLAERQTPGVAVVAGAQAAAAFGLQVLAPAIHDDPHNYTRFLMLERAPEAQPVAAPDKASLYFYTSHAPGCLAQVLTLVASHGLNLSKLQSCPRPSQPWHYGFHADVEFDNPALLEALLQELPSMTEELRVLGVYQRGSMEFEGLVTNSKASGGSM
- a CDS encoding M13 family metallopeptidase gives rise to the protein MTKASLCMGLAAAALALAGCARSTPATTAVAPPAAVPTASPAAPDPKGVGLDVADLDRTVDACDNFYQFSGGNWLKNNPLPDYASRWGPRNLLGERTQKLLRQILEDAAANRSAAPGSNAQKVGDFYAAAMDTAAIERAGLGPLRPELARIAGLRDRAQLPTLIAHEHELQTGIFFRSGVQVDEKNTIRYVVQLDQGGLTLPDRDYYFKDDARTAKVKAAYRAYMTQVFNMLGDTPATAARNAAVVERIETRLAKASRTRVELRNPQANYNQMALAAAQKRYPALDPRRLLVAQQLGQAQEVIVGQPAFFDELNAALKTELLVDLKTYMRWHLVRSVAPALPAAYADAAFAYSQALTGAKQPPARWKRAQTATDQNLGEAFGQLYVDQAFSPAAKQKALEMVNNVKASMAEHIQTNTWMSAPTKAEALKKLGALHVKIGYPDVWKDYSKLAITRASYVQNLLAARAWDSRQELAKFGGPIDRNEWGMTPSTINAYYNPPLNEIVFPAGYLQPPFFDPKADDAVNYGAIGGVMGHEMTHGFDDQGRQYDAQGNLRDWWTPADAAEFTKRAAIVGRQYDEFSPLDSVHVNGKLTMGENLADFAGLTVVYGALEKQLQQRYGAGPRPSFDGFTPEQRFFLSWAQLRRSNIRPEALRQQILTDPHSPDQYRTIGPVMNMPQFQAAFGCKEGSKMTRTATDRAVIW
- a CDS encoding methylated-DNA--[protein]-cysteine S-methyltransferase, yielding MPTAPTTAHLYSPIGLLALTGSDAGLHAVRFLEGPDAAAPTAPADVAECLRPAHAQLAAYFAGELRAFDLTCAPLTGTDFQRQVWGALAGIGHGRTASYLEVAKLLGNPGAVRAVGAANGQNPISIICPCHRVIGANGSLTGYAGGLVRKRWLLAFERPAQGGLFG